TCTCTTCGAGTTCGACCGGTCAAACGACTCCAACGAAAGCTGCTCAAAGTAGCGGGAATGCGTTCGCTTCAGAGACTCCAATGAGGATGACCCGAGGACTATCACCTCGATATTTGGCTCATCTTTGTGTACTCGCTCTAGAACAAACCGTTCCTGCAGAGCGATGTCTCCCGACCCGGAATCGAACTCCTTGAGGCTCAAGGAGTCTCCGGATGTCCGGTCGTACACGATCAAGAAATGGTTCATGGATTCCGACGTCATCCCTGATCGAGCGAAAATTGCCATGATGCTGGACTTCAATTCTAAGAGATTTGCCGGAGTCTCAAACTTGAGATGGCCGGTCGGCCACCATCAGCTTGCACGGCCCGTCTTTGTCCTCATAGGTCCCCAAGTGACGAAAGCCGGCCTTCTCCAGGGCCCTCCATGAGGCGACATTCGCCTCGTACGGGTTAGCTCCGACCTGCGTCCACTCCGGGTGCATCCCGAAGACCACCTGGTCGACAAAGGCCTTGATCATCGCCGGACCGACGCCTTTGCCCCGAAGCTCCGGTTCACCGATCAGGTAGTCGATCCCAACCGCAGAGCGATCCATGCCGAGTTCCCACCAAGGGGCACACTCCTCGGGAGACCCGGAAGTCTCCCAATGTTGGATCCAGCCGATCTCCCGGCCGTCCAGAAGGGCCAGCCAGTGTTCTGAGTCGTCCCGCTTGGTTGACCCGTAGTCCCGGACCACGCCCTCCCAGGAGACGTCGTCGCCCTCCCACCACTTCACGACGCCGGGCTCGTTCAGCCAACGATGCATCAGGGGCAGGTCATCGTCGGTCAGCCCTCGAAACGTGATGTCCATCCGGC
This is a stretch of genomic DNA from Actinomycetota bacterium. It encodes these proteins:
- a CDS encoding GNAT family N-acetyltransferase produces the protein MDITFRGLTDDDLPLMHRWLNEPGVVKWWEGDDVSWEGVVRDYGSTKRDDSEHWLALLDGREIGWIQHWETSGSPEECAPWWELGMDRSAVGIDYLIGEPELRGKGVGPAMIKAFVDQVVFGMHPEWTQVGANPYEANVASWRALEKAGFRHLGTYEDKDGPCKLMVADRPSQV